A region of Allocoleopsis franciscana PCC 7113 DNA encodes the following proteins:
- a CDS encoding helix-turn-helix domain-containing protein, whose product MPQESDKRLTPADLRQRTGLTQVHFAISIGKSPSTITKWEARSSLPRGTPSEIKRMCEAYKCTLDELIEAFEGIDIEPE is encoded by the coding sequence ATGCCCCAAGAAAGTGACAAGCGTCTGACACCAGCCGATTTGCGTCAGCGCACAGGTTTAACTCAAGTCCACTTCGCGATTTCGATTGGAAAAAGTCCTTCTACTATTACGAAATGGGAAGCCCGAAGTTCATTGCCTAGAGGGACACCCTCTGAAATAAAGCGTATGTGTGAGGCTTACAAATGCACTCTCGATGAACTGATTGAGGCATTTGAGGGAATTGATATCGAGCCAGAGTGA
- a CDS encoding helix-turn-helix transcriptional regulator: MAKKPLSPLKKLRMLQNLTQKELADILGVTQDTVANWERGRAIPRLTIPQFKTLLVVLKVAPEELPDDFSPPRTYSEDTSIMQSEDN; this comes from the coding sequence ATGGCGAAAAAGCCTTTGTCGCCTCTCAAAAAACTAAGAATGCTTCAAAACCTTACCCAGAAGGAGCTTGCAGATATCTTAGGTGTTACCCAAGACACTGTAGCCAATTGGGAAAGAGGCAGGGCTATACCAAGGCTGACAATTCCACAGTTTAAAACACTACTTGTAGTACTAAAGGTTGCTCCAGAAGAACTACCTGATGACTTTAGCCCACCGAGAACTTACTCTGAAGACACTTCAATAATGCAGTCAGAGGATAATTAG
- a CDS encoding helix-turn-helix domain-containing protein translates to MIVAKTPTRRHWELFKVYKRWAAKQMEPEEFLKHWAVSYEELAELCGRSKSTVAHWFSKGEHHREPSEADKRRLAEIHALWNQFENEPVHLREIWERKRSRRRSE, encoded by the coding sequence ATGATTGTAGCTAAAACGCCCACTAGAAGACACTGGGAATTGTTCAAGGTTTATAAGCGTTGGGCTGCAAAGCAGATGGAACCCGAAGAGTTCCTGAAGCATTGGGCTGTCAGCTATGAAGAGCTGGCTGAACTGTGTGGACGGTCTAAAAGTACAGTAGCTCATTGGTTTTCCAAAGGTGAACACCATAGAGAGCCTTCAGAGGCAGATAAACGAAGACTGGCAGAGATTCATGCCCTCTGGAACCAATTTGAAAACGAGCCTGTTCACCTGCGAGAAATTTGGGAGCGAAAGCGCAGCCGCAGGCGTAGTGAGTAG
- a CDS encoding TIGR03960 family B12-binding radical SAM protein — protein sequence MAFTVEELLTKQIMGPARYLGNELGAVHKPWDTAQVRWVLTYPEIYEVGASNLGHIILYNILNAQPRQLCDRAYLPAPDLASKLRETKTPLFAVENRRSLQDFDILGFSLSYELGATNILEMLSLADIPLTWQERAASDITEIPLIFAGGQTATSNPEPYADFFDFIALGDGEELLPEIGLVLEEGKTAGLSREGLLLDLAQIPGVYVPQFYVMAEDGSVHPNRPDVPKRILRRVATPMPAYSIGLVPYVETVHDRLTIEIRRGCTRGCRFCQPGMLTRPARDVEPEKVVEAIEQGMRATGYHEFSLLSLSCSDYLALPAVGMEIKNRLKDENISLSLPSQRVDRFDENIANILGGTRQGGLTFAPEAGTQRMRDIVNKGLTNEELLRGVKTAFEQGWNKIKLYFMIGLPGETDVDVVGIAETVRWLQQQCQAQRRRPLNFNITISNFTPKPHTPFQWHSVSTAEFKRKQALLRQEFRWIKGVKVNFTDVRISAMEDFVGRGDRRLSAVLRRAWELGAGMDSWFDNLDRAFGAWEQAIAESELTWKYRQVENGEWNVFVGESLADNVSEHPIILQQNPPVQELASKISNPPPPTPPYQRGEKIPNPYNAPLPWDHLDTGIDKNWLVADLQRALEAAIVPDCSFDGCSHCGVCGVDFGHNVVIQPLPIPEFAGHFKPNSEKAQRMRVWYGKLGDMALLSHLDLVRLYDRAVRRASLPIAYTGGYHPMPRIMIANALSLGVTSEGEIVEFELTQPMDVEEFKQQLAAQLPSDIPVYGVEEVDLKAASATQALERAEYLLTLAVVDGGFAPLWQDWVEAVKNREEILWSHTTKSGRKQEVNLRDRLFELEVMEPQKHRESTEEEGVSTAVLRYVGSCRNDGTLLRPEHLVYMLEQVTGLEFQLLHAHRLRMMLNVY from the coding sequence ATGGCGTTCACCGTCGAGGAACTACTCACCAAACAGATAATGGGGCCAGCGCGTTACTTGGGTAACGAATTGGGAGCGGTACATAAGCCCTGGGACACGGCACAAGTGCGGTGGGTGTTAACCTACCCGGAAATTTACGAGGTTGGCGCTTCTAATTTAGGGCATATTATTCTCTACAATATTTTGAATGCCCAGCCCCGGCAACTGTGCGATCGCGCTTACTTACCTGCCCCCGATTTAGCGTCGAAGCTACGAGAAACCAAGACGCCTCTGTTTGCCGTTGAAAATCGGCGATCGCTCCAAGATTTTGATATTTTAGGCTTTAGCCTCAGCTATGAACTCGGAGCCACCAACATCCTGGAAATGTTGAGTTTGGCAGATATTCCCCTAACCTGGCAAGAACGTGCCGCCAGTGACATCACAGAAATCCCACTGATTTTTGCCGGTGGACAGACGGCAACCTCCAACCCCGAACCCTACGCCGACTTTTTTGACTTTATTGCCTTGGGAGATGGGGAAGAACTACTACCCGAAATTGGCTTAGTGTTGGAAGAAGGCAAAACCGCAGGGTTAAGTCGGGAAGGGTTACTCCTCGATTTAGCCCAGATTCCGGGTGTATATGTCCCGCAGTTCTACGTTATGGCAGAAGATGGTTCCGTCCATCCCAACCGCCCGGATGTGCCCAAGCGGATTCTACGACGAGTCGCCACACCCATGCCCGCTTACTCAATTGGGTTGGTTCCCTACGTCGAAACGGTACATGATCGCCTTACTATTGAAATTCGCAGAGGTTGTACTCGTGGTTGTCGCTTTTGTCAACCCGGAATGCTCACTCGTCCGGCGCGGGATGTGGAACCGGAGAAAGTAGTAGAAGCGATCGAGCAGGGAATGAGGGCAACCGGATATCACGAGTTTTCCCTCTTATCCCTGAGTTGTTCCGACTATCTGGCACTGCCAGCCGTTGGGATGGAAATCAAAAATCGCCTCAAGGATGAAAATATTTCCCTCTCCTTGCCGAGTCAACGGGTAGACCGATTTGATGAGAATATTGCCAATATCCTGGGGGGTACGCGGCAGGGCGGTTTAACCTTTGCCCCAGAAGCCGGAACGCAGCGAATGCGGGATATTGTGAATAAGGGCTTAACCAACGAAGAACTGCTCCGAGGCGTGAAGACGGCATTTGAGCAGGGTTGGAATAAGATTAAGCTCTACTTCATGATTGGCTTACCGGGGGAGACGGATGTCGATGTCGTCGGTATTGCTGAGACGGTGCGCTGGTTGCAGCAGCAATGTCAGGCACAACGAAGAAGACCTCTGAATTTTAATATCACCATTTCTAATTTCACGCCCAAGCCTCATACCCCGTTTCAGTGGCATTCGGTTTCAACGGCGGAGTTTAAGCGCAAGCAAGCGTTACTGCGTCAAGAATTTCGCTGGATTAAGGGCGTGAAGGTGAATTTCACCGATGTCCGAATTTCGGCAATGGAAGACTTTGTGGGGCGAGGTGATAGGCGCTTGTCTGCCGTACTGCGTCGGGCGTGGGAATTGGGTGCGGGGATGGATTCGTGGTTTGATAATTTAGACCGGGCGTTTGGGGCTTGGGAACAAGCGATCGCAGAATCTGAGCTTACCTGGAAATATCGCCAAGTTGAAAATGGCGAATGGAATGTTTTTGTAGGGGAGAGTTTAGCAGACAACGTTTCGGAACACCCAATAATTCTTCAACAAAACCCGCCCGTACAGGAGTTAGCATCCAAAATCTCAAATCCACCCCCCCCTACCCCCCCTTATCAAAGGGGGGAAAAAATCCCTAATCCCTACAATGCACCGTTGCCTTGGGATCATCTTGATACCGGGATTGATAAAAATTGGCTGGTTGCAGACTTGCAACGGGCTTTAGAAGCGGCAATTGTCCCCGATTGTTCCTTTGATGGCTGTTCTCACTGTGGGGTTTGCGGTGTGGACTTTGGTCACAATGTGGTGATACAACCTCTGCCTATCCCAGAATTTGCCGGTCATTTCAAGCCAAATTCCGAAAAAGCCCAGCGGATGCGGGTTTGGTATGGCAAGTTGGGCGATATGGCTTTGTTGAGTCATTTGGATTTGGTGCGTTTGTATGATCGCGCCGTGAGACGTGCCTCCCTACCCATTGCATATACGGGTGGTTATCACCCGATGCCTCGAATTATGATTGCCAATGCGTTGTCTTTGGGAGTGACAAGCGAGGGCGAGATTGTGGAGTTTGAGCTCACTCAACCGATGGATGTTGAGGAGTTTAAGCAACAATTGGCAGCCCAATTACCTTCGGATATTCCCGTGTATGGAGTGGAGGAGGTGGATTTAAAGGCTGCGAGTGCGACTCAAGCGCTGGAACGGGCGGAGTATTTACTGACTTTGGCAGTGGTTGATGGGGGATTTGCCCCACTGTGGCAGGATTGGGTTGAAGCGGTAAAGAATCGTGAGGAAATTTTGTGGAGTCATACCACAAAATCGGGTCGAAAGCAAGAGGTAAATTTGCGCGATCGCTTGTTTGAGTTGGAGGTGATGGAACCCCAGAAGCACAGAGAGAGTACAGAGGAAGAGGGAGTTTCGACGGCAGTGTTGCGTTATGTGGGGAGTTGCCGCAATGATGGTACGCTGTTGCGCCCGGAGCATCTGGTTTATATGCTGGAGCAGGTGACGGGGTTAGAGTTTCAGTTGTTGCACGCTCATCGATTGAGGATGATGCTGAATGTTTACTGA
- a CDS encoding STAS domain-containing protein, giving the protein MTIAIRDSQLTIIQPSGHINAANATEFQRQLTAAVTSAPNAVLVDMHRVDSLDSAGLMSLICAFRLAQRLNRRFGICCVAASIQMIFELTRLDAAFEIYPNRDAFSALLERGEESLSLIA; this is encoded by the coding sequence ATGACAATTGCTATCAGGGATTCACAGTTGACAATCATTCAACCTTCGGGTCATATCAACGCTGCCAACGCCACCGAGTTCCAACGTCAGCTCACCGCTGCTGTTACATCAGCTCCGAATGCGGTTTTGGTAGACATGCATCGGGTCGATTCTCTCGATAGTGCCGGCTTGATGTCGTTGATCTGTGCATTTCGTCTCGCTCAACGTCTGAATCGACGCTTTGGGATTTGCTGTGTAGCTGCCTCAATTCAGATGATTTTTGAACTGACTCGGCTAGATGCGGCGTTTGAAATTTATCCCAACCGTGATGCATTCTCTGCCCTGCTTGAGCGAGGAGAGGAATCTTTAAGCTTGATTGCTTAG
- a CDS encoding cyclic nucleotide-binding domain-containing protein, translating to MSNAAFFQGILGASSLGIGAFVGVFWQPSRKISAAIMAFGSGTLLSAIAFEITLPAYRSSHFLVLFFGFLIGGGLFMGLTQYIDQRGGFLRKPASSRRYLFEHTQEHVSDVLHRIAHVEVMQNLSVAERQAIIPFLKAVHVEPGAVICEEGTPGEYFYMIVSGEAEVHKGKKVLNIMEPGEVFGEMALLTGEPRSATVVARTPMELYQLHQEHFNHVLAWSPHLAWSLSRALARRLRFSTESRVAAEHHLDRWRQQLMDQVELDLLLREDPGTLEGLVKRSAPLAIVIGTLIDNIPESAVIGMNAESSHLGWSFLLAVFISNFPEALSSSAGMKQAGTKKSQILSLWIGVVILSGFCAVAGNLLQSHTSELFVALAQAISGGAILAMLASTMMPEAYELGGSSVAFSTIMGFLISFLVSSLSF from the coding sequence ATGTCAAACGCAGCATTTTTCCAAGGCATACTCGGAGCTTCGAGCTTGGGAATTGGAGCCTTTGTAGGTGTATTTTGGCAACCAAGTCGGAAAATTTCAGCGGCGATTATGGCGTTTGGCAGCGGTACCTTGCTCTCTGCGATCGCGTTTGAAATTACACTCCCGGCTTACCGTTCCAGCCACTTCTTAGTGCTTTTTTTTGGTTTTCTGATCGGTGGAGGTTTGTTTATGGGTCTTACCCAATATATTGACCAGCGTGGTGGTTTTCTCCGCAAACCTGCCTCCAGTCGCCGCTACTTATTTGAACATACTCAGGAACACGTTTCCGATGTGCTGCACCGAATTGCTCATGTTGAGGTGATGCAAAATCTTTCCGTTGCGGAAAGGCAAGCGATTATTCCCTTTCTCAAAGCTGTCCATGTAGAACCCGGAGCGGTCATTTGTGAAGAGGGAACCCCAGGGGAGTACTTCTACATGATTGTGTCGGGTGAAGCCGAGGTTCACAAAGGTAAGAAAGTTTTGAATATTATGGAACCGGGGGAAGTATTCGGTGAAATGGCACTTTTGACTGGAGAACCGCGATCGGCAACGGTTGTGGCTCGTACTCCCATGGAATTGTATCAACTCCACCAAGAACACTTTAATCATGTGTTGGCTTGGTCACCTCATTTAGCTTGGTCTTTAAGCCGAGCCTTAGCGCGGCGACTCCGATTCTCGACGGAGTCACGGGTTGCCGCAGAACATCATTTAGACCGTTGGCGACAACAGTTAATGGATCAAGTGGAACTCGATTTATTACTCAGAGAAGACCCAGGCACGCTAGAAGGGTTGGTGAAGCGTTCGGCTCCTTTAGCCATTGTCATCGGTACGCTCATTGATAATATCCCGGAATCAGCCGTGATTGGAATGAATGCGGAGAGCAGCCATTTGGGTTGGTCATTTTTGTTGGCTGTGTTTATCTCCAATTTCCCCGAAGCGTTATCCAGTTCGGCTGGCATGAAACAGGCAGGAACCAAGAAAAGCCAGATTCTCAGCTTATGGATTGGGGTGGTGATCTTGAGTGGTTTCTGTGCAGTGGCAGGCAATCTTTTGCAAAGCCATACTTCTGAATTATTCGTAGCGTTAGCACAGGCTATCTCTGGCGGAGCCATTTTAGCCATGTTGGCAAGTACCATGATGCCGGAAGCTTATGAACTCGGCGGTAGTTCAGTTGCCTTCTCCACGATTATGGGATTTCTCATCAGTTTTTTGGTTTCCTCACTCAGCTTTTGA
- a CDS encoding GAF domain-containing protein yields MSRTLRVHPQYIQTVKSIWERKSDGSERVLAEELGLALPQIHLFLKGQFLTGLDFLEICQALNLNWREVAGLHLPDSSDSTLPVASTPKNSLPNSSLDTAVLNLNQAVDELVGVLCEMLRRLTRKVGDFIRADRTSIFLLDSQRNVLGSINAEDGQGGSLVIEVPLNRGIASLAATTSSVINIPFDVYNDPRSEESKKIDKITGYRTYTILAWPLFNKEQNLVAVVQLINKLRPNCDPGVELSRRIDINGFTEADESLFATFAPSILQVLERCQFCYQLTQQLREDTQLNKHKPDIIFQKAQLITELKQQEQQLRKILDRM; encoded by the coding sequence ATGTCCCGAACATTACGTGTACATCCGCAGTATATTCAAACCGTTAAGTCAATTTGGGAACGTAAAAGTGATGGGAGCGAGCGAGTTCTAGCAGAAGAATTAGGGTTAGCTCTGCCTCAAATTCATCTTTTTCTTAAAGGACAATTTTTAACGGGTCTTGATTTTTTAGAAATTTGTCAAGCCTTGAATTTGAACTGGCGAGAAGTCGCTGGCTTACATTTACCTGATAGTTCAGATTCTACTTTACCTGTAGCTTCTACCCCAAAAAACTCCCTCCCTAATTCCAGTCTAGATACAGCCGTTCTTAACCTAAATCAAGCCGTCGATGAGTTGGTGGGTGTTCTGTGTGAAATGCTACGCCGTCTGACGCGAAAAGTCGGAGATTTTATTAGGGCTGATCGCACAAGCATTTTTTTACTCGACTCCCAAAGAAACGTACTCGGCTCTATTAATGCAGAGGATGGACAAGGCGGTTCATTAGTTATTGAAGTGCCTTTAAATCGAGGAATCGCTAGTTTGGCTGCCACAACTTCCAGTGTGATTAATATTCCTTTTGATGTGTACAATGACCCACGTTCTGAAGAGTCTAAAAAGATAGATAAAATTACAGGATACCGCACTTACACTATCTTAGCTTGGCCTCTATTTAATAAGGAACAAAATTTAGTAGCTGTCGTGCAACTCATTAATAAACTAAGGCCAAATTGTGACCCTGGAGTCGAATTGTCAAGAAGAATCGATATTAATGGCTTTACGGAAGCCGATGAATCTTTGTTTGCTACCTTCGCTCCCTCGATTCTGCAAGTTTTAGAACGATGTCAGTTCTGTTACCAACTCACCCAGCAACTCAGAGAAGATACACAGCTTAATAAGCATAAACCAGACATTATTTTTCAGAAGGCTCAATTGATTACAGAACTGAAACAACAAGAGCAACAACTCCGAAAGATTCTTGACAGAATGTAG
- a CDS encoding zinc-dependent alcohol dehydrogenase family protein encodes MKAVLMTAPGSPEVLQLQQVPEPKLQNDTEILVRLHAAGVNPIDTKLRQRGTFYPDQMPAILGCDGAGVVEAVGSGVQQFRVGDEVYFCAGGLGESNTGNYAELTVVDESSVAPKPTSLSFAEAAAAPLVLITAWEALYDRARLEAGQKVLIHAGAGGVGHVAIQLAKIKGAEVCTTVSSQDKARLVRQLGADHPILYKQTDFVQAALDWTGGEGVDIAFDTIGGKTFWESFPAVRVYGDVVTILEPDSATNWKAARSRNLRISLELMLTPLLQGLVAAQQHQAEILKQCAQWIDEGKLKIHLSETYPLQDAAVAHQAIATGSTTGKIVLIME; translated from the coding sequence ATGAAAGCAGTCTTAATGACAGCCCCTGGATCACCTGAAGTGCTGCAACTTCAGCAAGTACCAGAACCTAAACTTCAAAACGATACAGAAATCTTAGTGCGTCTGCACGCGGCTGGAGTGAACCCAATTGATACCAAACTGCGGCAGCGAGGTACCTTTTACCCAGACCAGATGCCTGCTATCTTAGGCTGTGATGGTGCGGGTGTGGTGGAAGCGGTGGGTTCTGGCGTCCAGCAATTTCGCGTGGGAGATGAAGTTTACTTTTGTGCTGGAGGATTGGGCGAATCGAACACCGGTAACTATGCGGAATTAACGGTTGTAGATGAGTCCTCAGTTGCCCCGAAACCGACTTCCCTATCCTTTGCTGAAGCGGCGGCGGCACCTTTAGTATTAATCACCGCTTGGGAAGCCCTTTACGATCGCGCACGCTTGGAAGCAGGTCAAAAGGTGCTGATTCATGCCGGTGCAGGTGGTGTGGGTCACGTTGCCATCCAGCTAGCAAAAATAAAAGGGGCTGAGGTTTGTACCACGGTTAGTTCTCAGGACAAAGCGAGATTAGTGCGTCAGTTGGGTGCCGATCACCCCATCCTTTATAAACAAACTGACTTTGTGCAAGCGGCGCTAGATTGGACAGGGGGAGAGGGGGTAGACATTGCCTTCGATACGATAGGTGGTAAAACCTTCTGGGAGTCGTTTCCGGCTGTGCGGGTGTATGGCGATGTGGTGACGATTCTCGAACCCGATTCGGCGACGAATTGGAAGGCGGCGCGATCGCGTAATCTCCGCATTAGCCTTGAACTCATGCTCACCCCATTGTTACAAGGATTAGTTGCTGCCCAGCAGCACCAAGCTGAGATTCTCAAGCAGTGTGCCCAATGGATTGATGAGGGTAAGCTCAAAATCCACCTGAGTGAAACTTATCCTCTTCAAGATGCGGCGGTGGCTCATCAGGCGATCGCAACGGGGTCAACAACGGGTAAGATTGTCCTGATTATGGAGTAA